The following proteins come from a genomic window of Nicotiana tomentosiformis chromosome 12, ASM39032v3, whole genome shotgun sequence:
- the LOC104112109 gene encoding WAT1-related protein At5g47470-like yields the protein MKGIQKKEVLEDFAMIGGLIGMQFIYAGNSVLASYLMSLGFKPSSLVILSSFATFLILSPFSYFLERSQWPRQMSLKLLIQLLLISFGGVTLFQSLYIKGINLTSPAMATAMPNLAPGLIFLIAWAFGLEKVELRCKYSKVKIVGTLLCITGAILMSLMQSSSNAHIPKKEAQFSLPSPPHDDDADIFNEDKIKGSIYLMAAILVLSSSVVLQATTLGDFPAPISLSAITSFIGMALTVIVELVQEHCLEIGFPLNIRDLIGYSLLAGIVSGACISFNNWAMKKRGPVLVSVFSPIGTVLAVVLSTITLRDSITIGSLAGMFLMFIGLYSVLWAKGKEGYLISSSNSSESDEYDVEKPLLS from the exons ATGAAAGGAATTCAAAAGAAGGAAGTTCTTGAAGATTTTGCAATGATAGGAGGATTAATAGGGATGCAATTTATATATGCAGGAAATTCAGTATTAGCAAGTTATCTTATGTCATTAGGTTTTAAACCTTCATCCCTTGTAATTTTGTCATCATTTGCCACATTTTTAATCCTTTCTCCATTCTCCTATTTTCTTGAAAG GAGTCAATGGCCAAGGCAAATGAGTTTGAAGTTATTGATTCAATTATTGTTAATTTCTTTTGGAGG GGTGACACTATTTCAATCTTTATACATAAAGGGAATCAATCTGACTTCACCTGCAATGGCAACAGCTATGCCAAACCTTGCCCCAGGACTCATCTTTCTCATAGCTTGGGCCTTTGG ATTAGAGAAGGTGGAGTTAAGGTGCAAATACAGCAAAGTCAAAATTGTAGGAACACTATTGTGCATTACAGGGGCAATTCTAATGAGCCTAATGCAAAGTAGCTCAAATGCTCACATACCAAAAAAAGAGGCTCAGTTTTCTTTACCATCTCCACCACATGATGATGATGCTGACATATTTAATGAAGATAAGATCAAGGGATCAATCTATCTCATGGCTGCAATCTTGGTGTTATCAAGTAGTGTTGTTTTGCAG GCAACAACATTGGGTGATTTTCCAGCACCAATCTCTTTGTCTGCTATAACTTCCTTTATAGGCATGGCATTGACTGTAATTGTTGAGTTGGTTCAAGAACATTGCTTGGAGATCGGATTTCCCTTAAATATCCGCGACTTGATTGGTTATTCCTTACTG GCAGGAATTGTAAGTGGAGCATGCATAAGCTTTAACAATTGGGCAATGAAGAAAAGAGGGCCAGTTTTGGTTTCTGTTTTTAGTCCCATTGGAACTGTGTTAGCAGTTGTTCTCTCTACAATCACCTTAAGGGACTCAATCACTATTGGAAG CCTTGCTGGTATGTTTTTGATGTTCATCGGTCTGTATTCCGTGCTATGGGCTAAAGGGAAAGAAGGGTATTTGATCAGTTCTTCCAATTCCTCAGAAAGTGATGAATATGATGTGGAGAAGCCTCTTCTAAGTTAA